The following proteins come from a genomic window of Frankia casuarinae:
- a CDS encoding alpha/beta fold hydrolase: MTGAHAGRANFGWHARFIDLPAGRFSYRVWSEDRDERMRVVLLHANAGSAASWSRVGPALGDRYQVFALDLRGHGASVRAPIGSYGLRKAADDVVSFLTALGVEEPMLVGHSWGAAVALVTATGAESEQLPPTVSSLVLEDPPVMMSPKLQREQINDLIKAIALPEIELREILAMVHPSWHPDDVDSLLEGFRYADPAIVESLVRDGSCTGSLLPLLGQLTVRTLLIRANPLRGGLWSDEEWAHARRILPACCTTVELHNASHDVHRSQFNQFIQAVREFAEI, from the coding sequence ATGACGGGCGCACACGCTGGCCGTGCCAATTTTGGCTGGCACGCACGATTCATTGATCTGCCTGCCGGCCGATTCAGCTATCGGGTCTGGAGTGAAGATCGAGATGAACGAATGCGGGTCGTGTTGCTGCATGCCAACGCGGGATCGGCTGCAAGCTGGTCTCGTGTCGGCCCCGCGCTGGGGGATAGGTACCAGGTGTTCGCGCTCGATCTGCGAGGACATGGTGCCAGTGTTCGAGCACCCATCGGGTCGTACGGCCTACGCAAGGCCGCTGATGATGTGGTGTCCTTCCTGACCGCCCTGGGGGTCGAGGAGCCGATGCTGGTCGGCCACTCGTGGGGAGCCGCCGTGGCCCTGGTCACCGCGACCGGTGCCGAGTCGGAGCAGCTTCCCCCGACGGTGTCGAGTCTTGTTCTTGAAGACCCCCCGGTGATGATGTCACCAAAGCTGCAGCGCGAACAGATCAACGATCTGATCAAGGCCATCGCACTGCCCGAAATAGAACTGCGGGAAATCCTCGCCATGGTTCATCCCAGCTGGCACCCCGATGATGTGGACAGTCTGCTGGAGGGTTTCCGGTACGCCGACCCTGCCATCGTCGAGAGCCTGGTGCGCGATGGATCCTGTACGGGCTCGCTACTCCCGCTCCTAGGTCAGCTCACTGTTCGGACCCTTCTCATCCGCGCCAACCCGCTGCGGGGCGGACTGTGGTCCGACGAGGAATGGGCGCACGCACGCCGCATCCTGCCCGCCTGCTGCACCACCGTCGAGTTGCACAACGCATCACACGACGTGCACCGTAGCCAGTTCAACCAGTTCATCCAGGCCGTTCGCGAATTCGCAGAGATCTGA
- a CDS encoding NAD(P)/FAD-dependent oxidoreductase, with protein sequence MGEADRVSRKLRQRSDLMTNEKAHSPKGLPVIRQTTSETDVVVVGAGIIGLANALQLAKRGLRVTLIDNLRDKKHSYKVGESFLVFTSAFLRTVGELDEFITEESFAKLGVWFSHGTENRSDFHDATEWAINADPHPPHYLYDLAPDKKWFRCMFLDMQIVRPEAEDSMCAAVRRRAGITFVDTARVSDIQISPGADWHQVEWLDGTTGHSNIIRTRWVVDCSGRNRLLARGRGHAAERRELTDGFQTTAVWGQFEGVTDGLFGDEWTHTFPNGRDTQRDLYTVHLWGAGYWIWVIRLSKERISVGATFDQRSAPPGRTPQEQFWNLIRRHPVLDKVIAPESLLEFRTYRNVQHWTDTFVSPQRYAMVGDAGSIIDAYYSQGIALALVTSWHLANIVQDDVRSGNLDRAYIERVNRATRQDWHMLRAMVREKYTAAIADPRFFVLSHVLDMMVFWSVGSTRSALTRWLVDTEGDTTRETPKNRRVRRRLQSTLFYSRAPLWRWLPPETVHWIQSRLQANLAARARWRLDHGVKLPTVRSVQNVTAPLPKLWWLAIGGDRGRDISAHDLVEPAELRPEGTATWLDRLPVPANTRLRWVIRLRPYALLAGFSAAYLWDGADTAIRRLRLLVRRPSDSATASELANHEALLRKNE encoded by the coding sequence GTGGGCGAGGCCGACCGCGTTTCCCGGAAACTTCGACAAAGATCTGATTTGATGACCAACGAGAAAGCGCATTCACCGAAGGGCTTGCCGGTGATTCGGCAGACGACCTCCGAAACTGATGTCGTGGTAGTCGGTGCCGGCATCATAGGCCTGGCGAACGCCCTTCAGCTTGCCAAACGAGGCCTGCGAGTAACGCTGATCGACAACCTTCGCGACAAGAAACACAGCTACAAGGTTGGAGAGTCGTTCCTAGTCTTCACAAGTGCTTTTCTCCGCACTGTGGGCGAGCTGGATGAGTTCATCACCGAGGAATCATTCGCGAAACTCGGTGTATGGTTCTCCCACGGCACGGAGAACAGATCAGACTTCCACGACGCCACCGAGTGGGCCATCAACGCCGACCCGCATCCGCCGCATTATCTCTACGATCTTGCGCCCGACAAGAAGTGGTTCCGCTGCATGTTCCTCGACATGCAGATCGTCCGTCCCGAAGCGGAGGATTCGATGTGTGCGGCCGTCCGACGGCGTGCTGGAATCACTTTCGTCGACACCGCCCGAGTGAGCGACATACAGATCTCCCCGGGAGCGGACTGGCACCAGGTGGAATGGCTGGACGGCACAACCGGGCACAGCAACATCATCCGAACGCGCTGGGTCGTCGACTGTTCTGGACGCAACCGGTTGTTGGCCCGCGGCCGCGGACATGCCGCGGAGCGGCGGGAACTGACTGACGGATTTCAGACGACAGCGGTCTGGGGCCAGTTCGAGGGCGTGACCGACGGCCTGTTCGGTGACGAGTGGACGCATACCTTCCCTAACGGCCGCGATACGCAACGCGACCTGTACACCGTACATTTGTGGGGGGCCGGTTACTGGATCTGGGTCATCCGGCTCTCGAAGGAACGGATCAGCGTCGGCGCGACTTTCGACCAGCGGTCGGCGCCACCCGGCCGAACTCCGCAGGAGCAGTTCTGGAATCTCATCCGGCGGCACCCCGTCCTCGACAAGGTGATCGCACCGGAGTCACTCCTTGAGTTCCGGACCTACCGGAACGTCCAGCACTGGACCGACACGTTCGTCAGCCCGCAGCGCTATGCAATGGTAGGCGACGCGGGCAGCATCATCGACGCCTACTACAGCCAGGGAATCGCGCTGGCGTTGGTGACCAGTTGGCATCTCGCCAACATTGTCCAGGACGACGTCCGCTCCGGGAACCTGGACCGGGCGTATATCGAGCGGGTGAACCGAGCCACTCGCCAGGACTGGCACATGCTGCGCGCGATGGTCCGCGAAAAGTACACTGCCGCGATCGCGGATCCTCGCTTCTTCGTGTTGTCCCACGTGCTTGATATGATGGTGTTCTGGTCGGTGGGCAGCACCCGTTCAGCGCTCACCCGATGGCTCGTCGACACCGAGGGCGACACCACTCGGGAGACCCCGAAGAACCGCCGCGTCCGGCGGCGTCTGCAATCCACGCTATTCTACTCCCGGGCCCCGCTGTGGCGGTGGTTGCCGCCGGAAACCGTGCATTGGATACAGAGCCGGCTACAGGCCAACCTCGCGGCCCGCGCACGGTGGCGGCTGGATCACGGTGTCAAGCTACCAACGGTCCGTAGTGTCCAGAACGTCACCGCGCCGCTGCCTAAGCTGTGGTGGCTGGCGATCGGCGGGGACCGCGGACGAGATATTTCAGCTCATGACCTGGTGGAACCCGCGGAACTACGACCAGAGGGCACCGCGACCTGGTTGGACCGGTTGCCCGTGCCGGCCAACACCCGATTGCGATGGGTGATCCGGCTGCGGCCGTACGCCCTGCTCGCCGGATTCTCCGCTGCCTATCTGTGGGACGGGGCGGACACGGCGATCCGACGCCTGCGCCTGCTTGTACGCCGCCCCAGCGACAGCGCGACGGCCAGCGAACTCGCTAACCACGAGGCCTTGCTAAGGAAGAATGAATGA
- a CDS encoding ATP-grasp domain-containing protein → MKAVTTGRPIAYLHLDSPHAEYPQIVTALADYGVTAVAVHLDNVHTVDWTAFDGVNLRMCRGFHERPDFLDRIRRLYLELDGKIPILNSMRVAVGTLDKRRYLSELEQDGIAVIPTRWVSRGEDVTIDTLMTQTGWDHVVIKPTVSAGSWRTFRVSRSGPSTSATHFVRHGHEATSATGVAPRRDTEPETLLRDLVSTHHVCVQPFLSSILAHGELSFVFLGGKLSHAVRKRVARDGGWWAHERFGGRNEVIQPTPAEREWAYCVYEALENRYGPLIFGRVDGLRDEHRVLRLLECELVIPRLLLTEGNAYDTYAKTIARAVGG, encoded by the coding sequence ATGAAAGCCGTTACCACTGGGCGACCGATCGCTTATCTACATTTGGACTCGCCGCACGCGGAGTACCCACAGATCGTTACCGCCCTGGCTGATTACGGTGTCACGGCAGTCGCGGTCCATCTCGACAACGTGCACACCGTCGACTGGACAGCGTTCGACGGCGTGAACCTACGAATGTGCCGCGGCTTCCACGAGCGGCCCGACTTTCTTGACAGGATCCGGAGACTGTATCTGGAGCTGGACGGGAAGATTCCAATTCTGAACTCGATGCGGGTGGCCGTCGGGACGCTCGACAAACGTCGGTACCTGTCAGAGCTCGAACAGGACGGCATCGCGGTGATCCCGACCCGGTGGGTTTCCCGGGGCGAGGACGTGACGATTGACACGCTCATGACCCAGACCGGATGGGACCATGTCGTCATCAAGCCAACCGTCTCGGCCGGCTCCTGGCGCACCTTCCGGGTCTCACGGAGCGGGCCGAGCACCTCAGCAACGCACTTCGTCCGGCACGGCCACGAAGCAACGTCGGCGACGGGCGTGGCACCACGCCGCGACACGGAACCCGAGACACTGCTCCGTGACTTGGTGTCCACCCATCACGTCTGTGTCCAGCCCTTTCTTTCATCGATCCTGGCTCACGGTGAACTCTCCTTCGTCTTCCTAGGCGGAAAGTTGAGCCACGCGGTCCGCAAAAGAGTCGCCCGGGACGGCGGCTGGTGGGCACACGAACGGTTCGGTGGCCGGAATGAAGTGATCCAGCCGACACCAGCCGAGCGTGAGTGGGCGTACTGTGTATATGAAGCACTAGAGAACCGATACGGACCGTTGATCTTCGGCCGGGTTGACGGCTTGCGGGACGAACACCGTGTGCTGCGGCTACTGGAATGTGAGCTCGTCATCCCCCGTCTGCTCCTGACCGAGGGCAACGCCTACGACACGTACGCAAAGACCATCGCGCGGGCGGTTGGCGGCTGA
- a CDS encoding cation:proton antiporter: MVNASGPVAALSPHALLVFLLQIAVLLGLAYLLGRAATRLGMPAVVGELLTGVILGPSLLGALAPGFAGWLLPARADQFHLLDAVGQLGVILLVGFIGIEMDIQMVRRRGLAAARVGLAGLLVPVGLGVSAGLLLPDSLVADGAHRLVFAVFLGVALGVSAIPVAAKILIDMNLLDRNVGQLTLAAAAVDDVAGWFALSIVSAMATTGVRGSDIAVPVVSVLGTVLAALVVGPPTVRRALRYASTARDGGGHIVVVTVLILAAAAATEALKLEAIFGAFIAGVVIGSSRGFAPDRVAPLRTVVLTVLAPIFFATAGLRVDLGKLTDLSVLAAGLVVLLLAVAGKFAGAYLGARASRLGHWEALALGAGLNARGVIGLVVAGVGLRLGVLNTAAYTVVVLVALITTMITPPILHLTMRRVEHTADETLRRLDPPATPKAHIPVPDASAGMDVK; encoded by the coding sequence ATGGTCAACGCATCCGGTCCGGTAGCCGCGCTGTCGCCCCATGCGCTTCTCGTTTTCCTGCTCCAGATCGCTGTCCTGCTCGGGCTAGCTTATCTCCTCGGGCGGGCGGCAACGCGGCTGGGAATGCCGGCAGTGGTGGGTGAACTCCTCACCGGCGTGATCCTCGGGCCATCTCTGCTTGGCGCGCTCGCGCCTGGCTTCGCCGGCTGGCTGTTGCCCGCACGGGCCGACCAGTTCCATCTCCTCGACGCCGTCGGCCAGCTCGGCGTGATTCTGCTGGTCGGATTCATCGGCATAGAGATGGACATCCAGATGGTGCGGCGCCGGGGTCTGGCCGCCGCCCGGGTCGGCCTCGCCGGGCTGCTGGTTCCGGTGGGCCTCGGCGTCTCGGCGGGTCTACTGCTGCCTGACTCTCTCGTCGCGGACGGCGCCCATCGGCTGGTGTTCGCGGTGTTCCTCGGCGTAGCGCTCGGGGTCAGCGCGATCCCGGTAGCCGCGAAGATCCTCATCGACATGAACCTGTTGGACCGCAACGTCGGCCAGCTCACCCTGGCCGCGGCCGCAGTCGACGACGTGGCCGGGTGGTTCGCACTCTCCATAGTGTCGGCGATGGCGACCACGGGCGTGCGTGGCAGTGACATCGCCGTGCCGGTGGTCAGCGTGCTCGGCACCGTGCTGGCCGCCCTGGTGGTCGGTCCTCCGACGGTCCGACGGGCACTTCGATACGCCAGCACGGCGCGCGACGGCGGTGGCCACATCGTGGTCGTCACCGTACTGATCCTGGCCGCGGCGGCGGCCACGGAGGCACTGAAGCTTGAGGCGATCTTCGGCGCGTTCATCGCCGGCGTCGTCATCGGGTCCAGCCGGGGTTTCGCTCCCGACCGGGTCGCGCCGCTGCGGACGGTGGTGCTCACCGTGCTGGCGCCGATCTTCTTCGCCACCGCCGGGCTACGGGTCGATCTCGGCAAGCTCACCGACCTGTCGGTCCTCGCCGCCGGCCTGGTGGTCCTGCTGCTTGCCGTCGCGGGCAAGTTCGCCGGCGCCTACCTCGGAGCCCGGGCCAGCCGGCTTGGCCACTGGGAGGCCCTCGCGCTCGGCGCCGGGCTGAACGCCCGCGGGGTCATCGGTCTGGTCGTCGCCGGAGTGGGGCTGCGCCTCGGCGTGTTGAACACGGCGGCCTACACGGTGGTGGTCCTCGTGGCACTCATCACCACCATGATAACTCCGCCGATCCTGCACCTCACGATGCGACGGGTGGAGCACACCGCGGACGAGACACTACGGCGACTGGACCCCCCGGCGACACCGAAAGCGCACATTCCGGTGCCCGACGCTAGCGCCGGCATGGACGTCAAATAA
- a CDS encoding lipocalin-like domain-containing protein, whose product MSGVTSSDFSDHLDTHGPLLVGAWKLVSFIVTDRNGIILSMPMGTQPSGLVIYAADGHMSAHLRDPQRRTSSASVSEFMNSSQVDAESIAMNHPYIGYCGTYCLEDDQVIHHVQVASVPEWIGGNQVRNFALRENVLTLCCPAKWDGSGIRLPYLTWERIRPAESPAGATVAP is encoded by the coding sequence ATGAGCGGCGTAACCAGTTCGGATTTTTCGGACCACCTCGATACGCATGGACCTTTGCTAGTCGGAGCATGGAAGCTTGTCTCGTTCATCGTTACTGACCGCAATGGAATAATTCTCAGCATGCCCATGGGCACCCAACCGAGCGGTCTAGTGATCTACGCGGCCGACGGCCACATGTCCGCACACCTGCGCGACCCTCAGCGTCGCACCTCAAGCGCATCCGTCTCCGAATTCATGAATAGCTCGCAGGTCGACGCCGAATCGATCGCTATGAACCATCCCTACATCGGATACTGCGGAACCTATTGCCTAGAGGATGATCAAGTCATCCATCATGTGCAGGTGGCGTCTGTTCCCGAATGGATTGGAGGGAACCAGGTTCGCAATTTCGCGTTGAGAGAGAATGTGTTGACGCTGTGTTGTCCGGCGAAGTGGGACGGCTCTGGCATCCGGCTTCCGTACCTGACGTGGGAGCGGATCCGGCCCGCGGAATCGCCAGCTGGTGCGACCGTAGCACCATAG